One genomic region from Natronomonas salsuginis encodes:
- a CDS encoding SCO family protein: protein MERRRYLQSIAATGIVATAGCLDAVPGLGSRTILGEPEVDLSASTHPSHGDDMPEISLPDPISGETISTADLEGERAQLMTFFYTNCPDGMCPALILRLRRAQAVAAENGIGDEAAFLAATFDPERDTADALETYAGEQGVDLDAGNWHFLRPETYETGQELYEEEFGLVIEKTDAEEYENLEYAFPHYNLILLANADGVVERAYPNAVGVDVERIVDDFVTVVNG from the coding sequence ATGGAACGCCGCCGGTACCTCCAATCGATCGCAGCCACGGGAATCGTCGCCACCGCCGGATGTCTCGACGCCGTCCCCGGCCTGGGGAGCCGGACGATCCTCGGCGAGCCCGAGGTCGATTTGAGCGCGTCCACACACCCCAGCCACGGCGACGACATGCCGGAGATCAGTCTGCCGGACCCGATTTCGGGCGAGACGATCTCGACGGCCGATCTCGAGGGCGAGCGCGCCCAACTGATGACGTTTTTCTACACGAACTGCCCGGACGGGATGTGTCCCGCGCTCATCCTCCGGCTGCGCCGCGCGCAGGCGGTCGCCGCGGAGAACGGCATCGGCGACGAGGCCGCGTTTCTCGCCGCGACGTTCGACCCCGAGCGCGACACCGCCGATGCCCTCGAAACGTACGCCGGCGAGCAGGGCGTCGACCTCGACGCCGGCAACTGGCACTTCCTCCGCCCGGAGACGTACGAGACGGGCCAAGAGCTCTACGAGGAGGAGTTCGGACTCGTGATCGAAAAGACCGACGCCGAGGAGTACGAGAACCTTGAGTACGCCTTCCCGCACTACAACCTCATCCTGCTGGCGAACGCCGACGGCGTCGTCGAGCGCGCCTACCCGAACGCCGTCGGGGTCGACGTCGAGCGCATCGTCGACGACTTCGTGACGGTGGTGAACGGGTAG